In Triticum urartu cultivar G1812 chromosome 6, Tu2.1, whole genome shotgun sequence, the following proteins share a genomic window:
- the LOC125512526 gene encoding far upstream element-binding protein 1-like, giving the protein MADDHYSSKRKYDDSPPPRRTGFSSGPPPASPPVAGAPVPSSYNTVPPPPDEIQLAKQRAQEIAARLFSAAEAKRPRVDNGDDDVGTGGGGGGSLGSGGRIGGGGLGFSSSAGGGHASSIPPLSSQGNSHQYSSYGGGYQSGSTTKKIDIPNGRVGVIIGKAGETIKHLQAQSGAKIQVTRDMDVQPGSQTRSVDLSGTPDQINRAEQLIIDVLAEADAGSSGTISNRKYNAPQPGAEQFQMQIANNKVGLVIGKGGETIKSMQAKSQARIQVIPLHLPPGDTSTERTLYIDGTAEQIEIAKQLVSEVTSENRARNPMSGGYSQQGYRPPRPQANWGAPGAPTTQQPGYGYMQPGPYPGAPPQYGQQPYGSYPPASGGYQTGWDQSSNQQSQQAPSAAGYDYYNQQQQPQQQQSATGTAAPADASNYNYSQPPASYASQGYGDSTYSQQSGGQQAYDYSGYQTQGQQQSYSQQPGYDQQSYGASGYGSAANSTQDGTAPSYGGPGGAGQASPGQQASTPSSGGQPGYPSQPPTSAAASSYPVQGSAPPSGYVAPHTQPGYGTQPPPQGAYGQGAYGQPPQAQKPPSSAPTYGQPPPAQAGYGQYGYSQQGYGAPPPYPGAPTASQPGYGQQQSYGDPYATGSYGQPTAYSTEATAPAASQDQSAAAPAPTTATAAPAPANSGAPQTSPS; this is encoded by the exons ATGGCCGACGACCACTACTCCTCCAAGCGCAAGTACGACgactccccgccgccgcgccggacgGGATTCTCCTCCGgcccgccgcccgcctcgccgccgGTTGCCGGTGCCCCGGTGCCATCTTCGTACAACACTGTGCCGCCGCCTCCCGACGAGATCCAGCTCGCGAAGCAGCGCGCGCAGGAGATCGCAGCTCGGCTCTTCAGCGCCGCTGAGGCGAAGCGTCCCCGCGTCGACAATGGCGATGACGACGTGGGCACCGGTGGGGGAGGAGGGGGTTCCCTGGGGAGCGGTGGCCGTATCGGCGGTGGCGGCCTCGGATTCTCGTCCTCAGCCGGTGGTG GCCATGCTTCTTCCATCCCACCCTTATCTTCTCAAGGAAACTCACATCAGTATTCTTCATATGGTGGTGGATACCAGAGTGGCAGTACAACAAAAAAGATTGATATCCCAAATGGAAGG GTTGGTGTTATCATTGGAAAAGCTGGAGAAACTATAAAGCATCTCCAAGCTCAGTCAGGGGCAAAGATCCAAGTAACAAGGGACATGGATGTTCAACCCGGCTCACAGACAAGATCGGTCGATCTTTCGGGCACTCCTGACCAGATAAACAGAGCTGAGCAGTTGATAATTGATGTTCTTGCAGAG GCTGATGCTGGATCATCTGGCACTATCTCTAATCGGAAGTACAACGCACCTCAACCTGGTGCTGAGCAATTCCAAATGCAAATTGCTAACAATAAG GTGGGTCTGGTTATTGGTAAGGGTGGTGAGACTATAAAATCCATGCAGGCCAAATCTCAAGCTCGTATACAG GTCATTCCTTTGCATTTGCCTCCTGGTGATACTTCAACTGAAAGAACACTGTATATTGATGGTACTGCAGAGCAAATTGAAATAGCAAAGCAGCTTGTGAGTGAGGTCACCAGTGAG AATCGTGCCAGAAATCCAATGTCAGGTGGCTATTCTCAGCAGGGCTACCGCCCTCCTCGTCCTCAGGCAAACTGGGGTGCGCCTGGTGCACCAACAACACAACAGCCTGGTTATGGTTACATGCAGCCTGGACCTTATCCTGGTGCGCCACCACAGTATGGCCAGCAACCTTATGGCAGCTACCCTCCAGCATCTGGAGGTTATCAGACAGGGTGGGATCAGTCTTCAAACCAGCAATCACAGCAGGCCCCCTCTGCCGCTGGTTATGACTACTATAACCAACAGCAGCAACCCCAACAGCAACAATCTGCCACTGGAACTGCTGCACCTGCTGATGCTAGCAACTACAATTACAGCCAGCCTCCTGCTAGTTATGCTTCACAAGGGTATGGTGATTCTACCTACTCTCAGCAGAGTGGTGGGCAGCAAGCTTATGACTACTCTGGTTACCAGACCCAGGGGCAGCAGCAGTCTTACTCGCAGCAGCCTGGATATGATCAGCAGAGCTATGGGGCATCTGGCTATGGATCAGCTGCTAACTCAACTCAGGATGGTACTGCACCTAGCTATGGTGGTCCAGGTGGTGCTGGTCAAGCATCTCCAGGGCAGCAAGCTTCCACTCCATCCTCTGGAGGCCAACCGGGTTATCCTAGCCAACCACCTACTAGTGCTGCTGCATCAAGCTACCCAGTGCAAGGTTCTGCCCCTCCATCTGGATACGTTGCTCCACATACACAGCCTGGTTATGGTACGCAGCCACCACCACAGGGCGCATACGGTCAGGGTGCTTATGGGCAGCCTCCGCAGGCTCAGAAGCCGCCTTCATCTGCTCCTACTTATGGACAGCCACCGCCTGCTCAGGCTGGTTATGGGCAGTATGGATACAGTCAGCAAGGCTATGGTGCACCGCCGCCTTACCCTGGTGCACCCACTGCTAGCCAGCCAGGCTATGGCCAGCAGCAGTCATACGGTGATCCTTATGCTACTGGTAGCTATGGGCAGCCTACAGCGTATTCTACTGAAGCTACAGCACCTGCTGCTTCCCAGGATCAATCTGCCGCCGCACCTGCCCCTACCACAGCAACTGCCGCTCCTGCTCCTGCCAACAGTGGTGCCCCCCAAACTTCTCCGAGTTGa